Proteins encoded by one window of Synechococcus sp. MVIR-18-1:
- the dnaN gene encoding DNA polymerase III subunit beta, translating to MKLVCSQAELNTALQLVSRAVASRPTHPVLANVLLTADAGTDRLSLTGFDLNLGIQTSLPASVDSSGAVTLPARLLGEIVSKLSSDSPVSLSSDAGADQVELTSSSGSYQMRGMPADDFPELPLVENGTALRVDPASLLKALRATLFASSGDEAKQLLTGVHLRFNQKCLEAASTDGHRLAMLTVEDALQTEISADDAETEELAVTLPARSLREVERLMASWKGNDPVSLFCERGQVVVLAADQMVTSRTLEGTYPNYRQLIPDGFSRTIDFDRRAFISALERIAVLADQHNNVVRIATEPATGLVQISADAQDVGSGSESLPADINGEAMQIAFNVRYVLDGLKAMDCDRVRLSCNAPTTPAILTPSNDDPGLTYLVMPVQIRS from the coding sequence ATGAAATTGGTCTGTTCTCAGGCAGAACTCAACACGGCTCTGCAGTTGGTCAGTCGCGCTGTCGCTTCGCGACCAACCCATCCGGTGTTGGCCAATGTTTTGCTCACCGCTGATGCCGGCACGGATCGGCTCAGCCTCACAGGATTCGATCTGAATCTGGGAATTCAGACGTCACTCCCTGCTTCTGTCGACAGCAGTGGAGCAGTAACTTTGCCCGCCCGCTTGCTTGGCGAAATCGTCTCCAAGTTGTCCAGTGATTCGCCGGTGTCGTTGTCCAGTGATGCGGGCGCTGACCAGGTCGAGCTCACCAGCTCCAGCGGCAGCTATCAAATGCGCGGAATGCCTGCTGATGATTTTCCTGAGCTCCCTCTCGTGGAGAACGGAACAGCCTTGCGCGTGGATCCCGCATCCCTGCTGAAAGCCCTGCGTGCAACGTTGTTTGCCAGTAGTGGTGATGAAGCGAAACAGCTCCTTACAGGAGTCCATCTGCGCTTCAATCAGAAATGTTTGGAGGCCGCATCCACCGATGGGCATCGCTTGGCGATGTTGACGGTTGAGGACGCTTTGCAGACTGAAATCAGTGCTGATGACGCTGAGACTGAGGAATTAGCTGTCACGCTTCCGGCACGCTCCCTGCGTGAGGTGGAGCGATTAATGGCGAGCTGGAAAGGAAATGATCCAGTCAGCCTGTTTTGTGAGCGCGGTCAAGTTGTGGTGCTCGCGGCCGATCAAATGGTGACGAGCCGCACCCTGGAAGGCACCTATCCCAATTACCGCCAGCTGATTCCCGATGGTTTTAGTCGCACGATTGATTTCGATCGGAGGGCTTTTATTTCCGCCTTGGAACGCATCGCTGTCTTGGCTGACCAACACAACAATGTGGTCCGCATCGCGACTGAGCCAGCCACGGGATTGGTTCAGATCAGTGCTGATGCCCAAGACGTGGGGAGTGGCTCTGAGTCTTTACCGGCCGACATCAACGGCGAGGCCATGCAAATTGCCTTCAATGTGCGCTACGTCTTGGATGGCCTCAAAGCCATGGATTGTGATCGCGTCAGGTTGTCTTGCAATGCCCCAACAACGCCGGCGATCCTCACCCCTTCCAATGATGATCCTGGCCTCACCTACCTGGTGATGCCGGTTCAGATCCGTTCCTGA
- a CDS encoding RNA methyltransferase produces MTVPDQLLLSDLLHHRVRCDQGLDHGPGVMAWMHPPVHRLLGWVSRPSALRTSRDVWRLDQCRGFDDQQVFVKGAPAEADQITLDRLPTLLDADLLNADGERVGIIADLAFLPASGQISHYLVARSDPRLPGSSRWRLLPDRIVDQQPGLVSTAIHELDDLPLARASVRQDFLQRSKQWREQLQQFGDRAGERLEGWLEEPPWDEHPAASDAASSYPSAASSAVDPLDDWDDGDWPDEPQVERGRSVRKDPIDRNDWPDHEEDPWV; encoded by the coding sequence TTGACTGTTCCGGACCAGCTCCTCTTGAGCGATCTGTTGCACCACCGGGTGCGCTGTGATCAGGGCCTTGATCATGGGCCAGGGGTCATGGCTTGGATGCACCCGCCTGTGCATCGCCTGCTCGGTTGGGTGAGTCGCCCGTCTGCGTTGCGTACGAGCCGAGATGTTTGGCGTCTTGATCAATGTCGTGGATTCGACGATCAACAGGTTTTTGTGAAGGGGGCTCCGGCAGAAGCCGATCAGATCACTTTGGATCGGTTGCCAACTCTTTTGGATGCCGACCTTCTCAATGCCGATGGAGAGAGGGTCGGCATCATCGCCGATTTAGCTTTCCTGCCAGCGAGCGGGCAGATCAGTCATTACCTCGTGGCACGGAGTGATCCTCGGCTGCCTGGAAGCAGTCGCTGGCGCTTATTGCCGGATCGCATCGTTGACCAACAGCCGGGCTTGGTGTCGACGGCGATCCATGAACTCGATGATTTGCCTTTAGCGAGGGCCAGTGTTCGGCAGGATTTTCTTCAGCGCTCAAAGCAGTGGAGGGAACAGCTGCAGCAGTTTGGTGATCGCGCTGGGGAGCGCCTGGAAGGGTGGTTAGAGGAACCGCCTTGGGACGAGCATCCTGCGGCTTCTGACGCTGCATCGTCCTATCCGTCAGCAGCATCTTCTGCGGTGGACCCACTAGATGACTGGGATGATGGCGATTGGCCCGATGAACCCCAGGTAGAGCGTGGCCGCTCCGTTCGAAAGGATCCGATCGATCGAAATGATTGGCCTGATCACGAGGAAGATCCTTGGGTCTGA
- the purL gene encoding phosphoribosylformylglycinamidine synthase subunit PurL, giving the protein MTQSSHAVAAFDLGAALRQEGLTETDYSEIQRRLGRDPNRAELGMFGVMWSEHCCYRNSRPLLSGFPTEGPRILVGPGENAGVVDLGEGHRLAFKIESHNHPSAVEPFQGAATGVGGILRDIFTMGARPIALLNALRFGPLEEPATRGLVEGVVAGIAHYGNCVGVPTVGGEVAFDPSYQGNPLVNAMALGLMETDDIVRSGAAGVGNPVVYVGSTTGRDGMGGASFASAELSADSLDDRPAVQVGDPFLEKGLIEACLEAFQSGDVVAAQDMGAAGLTCSCSEMAAKGDVGVELDLDRVPAREHGMTAYEFLLSESQERMLFVVRSGREEQLMQRFRRWGLQAAVVGRVLEEPVVRVLQHGAVAAEVPARALAEDTPINQHELLSEPPEDIQTHWTWRESDLPRPASDRDWNADLLRLLDDPTIASKRWIYRQYDQQVLANTVIRAGGADAAVIRLRPQQGDASLQPTQRGVAATVDCPNRWVALDPERGAIAAVAEAARNLSCVGAQPIAVTDNLNFPSPETPKGYWQLAMACRGLSHACRVLGTPVTGGNVSLYNETRADDGSLQPIHPTPVVGMVGLVEDLDRCGGLAWRQPGDLVVLLGVSTDEEGNEGLGLAGSSYQGVVHGLLTGRPPNVDLELEGQVQALVRQAFSQGVLASAHDSSDGGLAIALAESALASGLGVDLNLPHGSARLDRVLFAEGGARIVVSVRSEQRSAWQALVASQEHQRVPVTELGTVADHGCFRLAVGKLPVIDLSVETLREQYEQAVPRRLGAV; this is encoded by the coding sequence GTGACCCAGTCCTCTCATGCGGTTGCGGCATTTGATCTTGGGGCAGCTCTGCGCCAGGAAGGGCTCACCGAAACGGATTACAGCGAAATTCAGCGTCGTCTCGGACGGGATCCCAACCGCGCTGAGTTGGGCATGTTTGGTGTGATGTGGTCGGAGCATTGCTGCTACCGCAATTCCAGACCCTTGTTAAGTGGTTTTCCAACGGAAGGCCCACGCATTCTCGTGGGTCCTGGAGAGAACGCTGGCGTGGTGGACCTGGGTGAAGGTCACCGCTTGGCGTTCAAAATTGAAAGTCATAACCACCCTTCAGCTGTTGAGCCTTTTCAGGGCGCTGCCACTGGGGTGGGTGGAATTTTGCGCGACATTTTCACGATGGGCGCCAGGCCGATTGCGTTGCTGAATGCCCTGCGTTTTGGACCGTTGGAAGAACCAGCAACCCGTGGTTTGGTGGAAGGGGTTGTGGCTGGTATCGCCCATTACGGCAATTGCGTTGGTGTGCCCACCGTGGGTGGAGAGGTGGCATTCGATCCGTCGTATCAGGGCAATCCCCTGGTGAACGCCATGGCCTTGGGCCTGATGGAAACGGATGACATCGTCCGTTCTGGAGCCGCTGGTGTGGGCAATCCGGTGGTGTACGTGGGAAGCACCACGGGCCGGGATGGTATGGGAGGCGCCAGTTTTGCGAGCGCTGAGCTCAGTGCGGATTCACTGGATGACCGGCCTGCCGTGCAGGTTGGAGATCCGTTTCTCGAGAAGGGCTTGATTGAGGCTTGCTTGGAAGCCTTTCAGAGCGGTGATGTCGTTGCCGCTCAGGATATGGGTGCAGCGGGTCTCACCTGTAGTTGTTCGGAGATGGCAGCGAAGGGAGATGTGGGCGTTGAGTTGGACCTCGATCGGGTGCCCGCAAGGGAACACGGCATGACCGCCTACGAATTCCTGCTTTCGGAATCCCAAGAGCGCATGTTGTTTGTTGTGCGTTCTGGTCGGGAGGAGCAGTTGATGCAGCGTTTCCGGCGTTGGGGACTTCAAGCGGCCGTTGTCGGTCGCGTTTTGGAGGAGCCAGTGGTGAGGGTGTTGCAACACGGTGCGGTGGCAGCAGAAGTACCGGCCCGTGCCTTGGCAGAAGACACCCCGATCAACCAGCACGAGCTTCTCTCTGAGCCACCAGAGGATATCCAGACGCATTGGACCTGGCGTGAATCAGATCTTCCTCGTCCAGCCTCCGATCGCGATTGGAATGCGGATCTGTTGCGTTTGCTTGATGACCCCACGATTGCCAGCAAGCGCTGGATCTATCGCCAATACGACCAGCAGGTGTTGGCCAATACGGTGATTCGAGCCGGTGGCGCCGATGCTGCAGTGATTCGTCTTCGTCCGCAACAGGGTGATGCGTCGCTGCAACCAACTCAGCGTGGCGTTGCGGCCACCGTGGATTGTCCCAATCGCTGGGTGGCGCTTGACCCAGAGCGGGGAGCGATCGCAGCGGTGGCAGAGGCAGCCCGCAATCTCAGCTGTGTTGGAGCCCAGCCGATCGCTGTGACCGACAACCTGAACTTCCCGTCTCCAGAAACCCCCAAGGGGTATTGGCAATTGGCGATGGCATGCCGCGGCCTATCCCATGCCTGTCGCGTCTTGGGCACCCCTGTGACCGGTGGCAACGTCTCTTTGTACAACGAAACCAGGGCAGATGATGGAAGCCTTCAGCCCATTCATCCCACGCCTGTCGTGGGCATGGTGGGACTGGTGGAAGATCTTGATCGCTGCGGAGGTTTGGCTTGGCGACAACCTGGTGATCTTGTGGTGTTGCTTGGGGTCTCCACCGACGAGGAGGGGAATGAAGGCCTTGGCTTGGCAGGCAGCAGCTATCAGGGAGTTGTTCATGGGTTGCTGACTGGCCGGCCTCCGAATGTGGATCTGGAGTTGGAGGGTCAAGTTCAAGCCTTGGTCCGTCAGGCGTTTTCGCAGGGTGTGTTGGCTTCAGCTCATGACAGCAGTGATGGTGGTTTGGCCATAGCGCTTGCGGAAAGTGCCCTGGCCTCTGGCCTTGGTGTTGATCTCAACCTGCCGCATGGGTCTGCTCGCCTGGATCGTGTTTTGTTTGCTGAGGGTGGTGCACGCATCGTTGTTTCGGTTCGTTCAGAACAGCGCAGTGCTTGGCAAGCCTTAGTGGCCTCGCAAGAGCATCAACGTGTTCCTGTGACAGAGCTTGGAACTGTTGCCGACCATGGTTGTTTCCGTTTAGCAGTGGGAAAATTGCCAGTGATTGATCTTTCTGTTGAGACGCTGCGAGAGCAATACGAACAAGCAGTTCCCCGTCGCCTCGGAGCGGTTTGA
- the purF gene encoding amidophosphoribosyltransferase, whose protein sequence is MQNLETHPKSRRPVHQLELERPDRMEEACGVFAVQALEQPVANLVYFGLYALQHRGQESAGIAVFNNGKVRLHKDMGLVSQVFDQDVLERMPGALAVGHNRYSTTGSSKVCNAQPVVLMTRLGPFALAHNGNLVNAAELRAQVDDGEVEFTSTTDSELIAYAVQQAVDGGLDWTEGIKAAESQCQGAFSLVIGTSDALYGLRDGYGIRPLVYGYLGDQDRGHWVLSSETCGLDIIGSPFVADVEPGELVVFRCGDPTPERHRWIEPTTRMCVFEMIYFARPDSRFFGESLYSYRQRIGQILARESAVEADLVIGVPDSGIPAAIGYSQSSGIPYADGLIKNRYVGRTFIQPTQAMREAGIRVKLNPLPDVLNGKRVVVIDDSIVRGTTSKKLVQALRDAGAIEVHMRISSPPVTHPCFYGIDTDTQDQLIAARLTLKEIEEHLKVDSLAYLSKEGMVEAAHAQSEHFCTACFDGNYPVPMDASIKASKLMLEPAGVAATNL, encoded by the coding sequence ATGCAGAATCTTGAGACCCATCCGAAGTCGAGGCGACCGGTGCATCAGCTCGAGCTAGAGCGTCCCGATCGCATGGAAGAAGCCTGCGGTGTGTTTGCTGTTCAGGCCCTAGAGCAGCCGGTGGCCAACCTCGTTTATTTCGGTCTATACGCCCTGCAGCATCGCGGCCAGGAATCTGCTGGCATTGCTGTTTTCAACAACGGAAAGGTCAGGCTCCACAAGGACATGGGCTTGGTCAGCCAGGTGTTTGATCAGGATGTGCTCGAGCGCATGCCTGGTGCTCTAGCCGTTGGCCATAACCGTTATTCCACCACCGGGAGTAGCAAGGTTTGCAATGCCCAGCCCGTGGTCCTGATGACCCGTCTCGGTCCCTTCGCGCTGGCGCATAACGGCAATCTTGTGAATGCAGCAGAGCTGCGAGCTCAGGTGGATGACGGTGAGGTGGAGTTCACCTCCACCACGGATTCGGAGTTGATCGCTTACGCGGTTCAGCAAGCTGTGGATGGGGGCTTGGATTGGACAGAGGGGATTAAGGCGGCCGAATCCCAGTGCCAAGGAGCTTTCAGCTTGGTGATTGGAACGTCAGATGCCCTGTACGGCTTGCGTGATGGCTATGGGATTCGGCCGCTGGTGTATGGCTACCTCGGTGATCAAGACCGTGGGCATTGGGTTCTCAGTAGCGAAACCTGTGGGCTCGACATCATTGGTTCGCCGTTCGTCGCGGATGTGGAACCTGGCGAATTAGTGGTGTTTCGTTGCGGGGACCCCACACCAGAACGTCATCGCTGGATTGAACCCACCACACGGATGTGCGTGTTTGAAATGATCTATTTCGCTCGCCCCGACAGTCGTTTCTTTGGTGAATCGCTCTACAGCTATCGACAGCGCATCGGCCAGATCTTGGCCCGTGAATCGGCAGTTGAGGCGGATCTCGTGATCGGTGTCCCTGATTCCGGAATTCCAGCTGCGATCGGTTATTCCCAAAGCAGTGGCATTCCCTATGCCGATGGACTGATTAAAAATCGCTATGTCGGCCGAACCTTCATCCAGCCGACCCAAGCGATGCGTGAAGCCGGGATTCGCGTGAAGCTCAACCCACTTCCAGATGTTTTAAATGGCAAACGGGTTGTGGTAATTGATGATTCGATTGTTCGTGGAACGACCAGTAAAAAATTGGTTCAGGCCCTCCGTGATGCAGGCGCCATTGAAGTGCACATGCGCATTAGTTCCCCACCGGTGACCCATCCCTGTTTTTACGGCATCGACACCGATACGCAGGATCAGCTGATCGCTGCTCGACTCACGCTTAAAGAGATCGAGGAGCACCTCAAGGTGGATTCCTTGGCCTATCTCAGCAAAGAAGGAATGGTGGAAGCGGCGCACGCGCAGTCGGAACATTTCTGTACCGCTTGCTTCGATGGGAACTATCCGGTTCCGATGGATGCTTCGATCAAAGCGAGCAAATTAATGCTTGAACCAGCAGGGGTGGCAGCAACGAATCTCTGA
- a CDS encoding DNA topoisomerase (ATP-hydrolyzing) subunit A: MAEERVQSIALHHEMQRSYLEYAMSVIVGRALPDVRDGLKPVQRRILFAMHELGLTPDRPYRKCARVVGDVLGKYHPHGDQAVYDALVRLVQTFSSRHPLLDGHGNFGSVDDDPPAAMRYTETRLARISHEGLLDEIGDDTVDFASNFDGSQQEPTVLPAQLPFLLLNGCSGIAVGMATSIPPHNLGEVVDGLIALVQNPDLSEEDVLKLIPGPDFPTGGEVLLGSGVRETYLRGRGSIPMRGVAHVEEVHPGKGKHRRNAVIVTELPYQLSKAGWIEKLAEYVNDGKIGGIADIRDESDREGMRVVVELRRDADPETVLTDLQRRTSLQSNFGAILLALVDGRPQQLTLRQLLQTFLDYRELTIIRRTNHALRKTEDRLEVVEGLTTALASLQQVIAMIQEARDAAKARASLMVHFDLSERQADAVLAMPLRRLTGLEQESLRKEADDLRKERQRLTLLLENRDQLLDALIEELRQLKKRFATPRRTRLVEGGDHLLAERAASQRPNAELQRRQALDALPSDSRLLIQDDGQVKIVSPQLLGRLHLNDPVPMGDEPSPALISLPIQPPPRLLAVTMSGRVALVRWEFAGQQQGTLERFLPTALEGDEVVSLLPLPNPEDVNANETKSLGLLTSDGRFKRLPLKDIQELSGRAATVLKLKEGVSLKAALICQDGADVVLISDIGRVLRLQAGETNLPLMGKLAQGPITMRLLPGEQLVTAIAGHAERPTSILLASQTGRLHWLELTTIRHCKRGDLGEIGWELNSESSSGTERIAAACLADSLIGVVTSNGRHGRLKVNEENQLTLKDNESILRLVPLIS; this comes from the coding sequence ATGGCCGAGGAGCGCGTTCAATCGATCGCCCTGCATCACGAGATGCAGCGCTCATATCTCGAATACGCGATGAGCGTGATCGTGGGCCGAGCGCTCCCTGATGTGCGTGATGGACTGAAACCCGTCCAACGCCGAATTCTTTTTGCGATGCATGAACTGGGGCTGACCCCAGACCGCCCCTATCGGAAATGTGCCCGCGTTGTAGGGGACGTGCTTGGTAAGTACCACCCTCATGGTGATCAAGCGGTTTATGACGCCCTAGTGCGTTTGGTTCAAACCTTTTCCAGCCGTCACCCTTTACTCGATGGTCACGGCAACTTTGGCTCGGTGGATGACGATCCGCCGGCGGCCATGCGTTACACCGAGACGCGACTAGCGCGGATCTCCCACGAGGGCTTACTCGATGAAATCGGCGACGACACCGTCGATTTTGCCTCCAACTTTGATGGGTCCCAACAGGAACCCACGGTTCTTCCCGCCCAGCTTCCGTTTTTACTGCTCAATGGCTGCTCGGGCATCGCTGTTGGCATGGCCACGAGCATCCCTCCCCACAACCTCGGCGAGGTGGTGGATGGTCTGATTGCACTGGTTCAAAACCCCGATCTAAGCGAAGAGGACGTCTTAAAACTGATCCCTGGACCCGATTTCCCCACCGGCGGAGAAGTGCTTCTGGGAAGCGGCGTCCGCGAAACGTATTTACGAGGCCGAGGCAGCATTCCCATGCGTGGCGTGGCCCATGTTGAGGAGGTGCATCCCGGCAAAGGAAAGCATCGGCGAAACGCTGTGATCGTGACCGAGCTCCCCTACCAGCTGAGTAAGGCCGGCTGGATTGAAAAACTGGCTGAGTACGTCAACGACGGAAAAATTGGTGGCATTGCCGATATCCGTGATGAAAGTGACCGTGAGGGGATGCGCGTGGTGGTGGAGCTCCGGCGTGATGCCGATCCAGAAACGGTGCTGACCGACTTGCAACGGCGCACGTCACTGCAAAGCAACTTCGGCGCAATCCTGCTGGCCCTGGTCGATGGCAGACCCCAGCAACTAACGCTGCGGCAGCTCCTCCAAACCTTCCTGGATTACAGAGAGCTCACGATCATTCGGCGTACCAACCATGCGCTGCGCAAAACAGAAGATCGTCTTGAAGTGGTAGAGGGCCTGACCACCGCCCTGGCATCACTACAACAGGTGATCGCCATGATCCAAGAAGCCAGAGATGCCGCCAAGGCACGGGCGAGCTTGATGGTGCATTTCGATCTGAGCGAACGGCAAGCTGATGCCGTATTGGCCATGCCATTGCGCAGGCTCACAGGCTTGGAACAGGAAAGCCTGCGTAAGGAGGCAGATGATCTTCGCAAGGAAAGACAGCGACTCACCCTGCTGCTGGAAAACCGCGACCAATTGCTTGATGCCCTGATCGAAGAACTGCGCCAACTGAAAAAACGCTTTGCAACGCCGAGACGCACCCGACTGGTGGAAGGTGGTGACCACCTGCTTGCCGAGCGGGCCGCCAGCCAAAGGCCCAATGCCGAATTACAGAGGCGCCAGGCCCTAGATGCCCTCCCTAGCGATTCAAGACTGCTGATTCAAGACGATGGTCAAGTGAAAATCGTGAGTCCTCAGCTGCTGGGACGCCTGCATCTCAACGATCCAGTTCCGATGGGAGATGAACCATCTCCAGCCCTGATTAGCCTGCCAATCCAGCCGCCGCCGCGGCTGTTGGCCGTAACCATGAGCGGTCGTGTCGCACTTGTGCGCTGGGAATTTGCAGGGCAGCAACAAGGAACCCTGGAGAGATTCCTACCCACAGCCCTTGAAGGCGATGAGGTGGTGTCCCTCTTGCCTTTGCCCAATCCGGAGGATGTCAACGCCAATGAAACGAAATCCCTGGGCCTGCTGACCAGTGATGGCCGCTTCAAACGGCTCCCTCTCAAGGACATTCAGGAATTGTCGGGGCGAGCTGCCACCGTTTTAAAACTGAAGGAAGGCGTGAGCCTAAAAGCGGCCTTGATCTGTCAAGACGGCGCTGATGTGGTCCTCATCAGCGATATCGGCAGGGTTCTTCGTCTGCAAGCAGGAGAAACCAATCTGCCGTTGATGGGCAAGCTGGCCCAAGGACCGATCACCATGCGTCTACTCCCTGGCGAACAACTGGTCACCGCAATCGCAGGGCACGCTGAACGTCCTACAAGCATCTTGCTCGCGAGCCAAACAGGTCGTCTGCACTGGTTGGAACTCACGACGATCCGGCATTGCAAACGGGGCGATCTCGGTGAAATCGGCTGGGAACTGAATTCAGAATCCAGCAGTGGAACGGAACGGATTGCGGCGGCTTGCCTCGCTGATTCCCTGATTGGTGTGGTGACATCAAACGGTCGCCACGGACGACTGAAAGTAAACGAGGAGAATCAGCTCACGCTCAAAGACAACGAATCAATCCTGCGATTGGTGCCCTTAATCAGCTGA
- a CDS encoding tetratricopeptide repeat protein produces the protein MGSHRRSSQFFNKAWALAALMSAIGLCSAEPAKALIPYVFTPSSQELEGAGIGIGRTAAQLLRLGQPKEAARLAALAVRLQPNDERLWSVLAEAQLRSEQIDDAAGSLARAKSLNPNNAGLWFAEASLALRDNRPDDAIPLLDRGLSLDPKNATAYFDLGNARVMQSDQKRALKAFERATAIKPSFWEALNNQSLVLFEMGNTKEAIRRWRSVLAINANPEPMLALASALNKVNPGDQESLKLAQKALAESPNYVLPGHQKKQLWGLKLRRATAELFKNPSLQNAVERAEANADPKSAN, from the coding sequence ATGGGATCCCATCGGCGTTCAAGCCAATTTTTCAATAAAGCTTGGGCGTTAGCCGCTCTGATGAGCGCGATCGGTCTGTGCAGCGCTGAACCAGCCAAAGCCCTCATCCCCTATGTCTTCACGCCCAGCAGCCAAGAGTTAGAGGGGGCTGGGATCGGCATCGGTCGCACTGCAGCGCAATTGCTAAGGCTTGGACAACCCAAAGAAGCCGCCCGCTTAGCCGCTCTAGCCGTGCGCTTACAACCCAACGATGAACGGCTCTGGTCTGTGTTGGCTGAGGCCCAACTCCGTAGCGAACAAATCGATGACGCAGCCGGATCCCTGGCCAGAGCGAAATCACTCAACCCAAATAATGCAGGGCTTTGGTTCGCAGAAGCATCTTTAGCGTTGCGTGACAACCGACCGGACGACGCCATCCCCCTGTTGGATCGCGGACTCAGTCTGGATCCAAAAAACGCAACGGCCTACTTCGATCTTGGCAACGCCAGGGTGATGCAATCCGATCAAAAGCGGGCCCTCAAAGCTTTTGAACGCGCAACAGCGATTAAGCCCAGTTTTTGGGAAGCCTTAAACAACCAAAGCCTGGTGTTGTTTGAAATGGGAAACACCAAGGAAGCCATTCGCCGCTGGCGTTCCGTCTTAGCGATCAATGCCAACCCAGAGCCGATGCTGGCCCTTGCTTCCGCATTGAACAAAGTGAATCCTGGTGATCAGGAATCGTTGAAGCTCGCTCAAAAAGCTCTTGCTGAATCTCCAAATTACGTGCTGCCTGGCCACCAAAAAAAACAACTTTGGGGCTTGAAATTACGCCGAGCGACAGCTGAGCTTTTCAAGAATCCGAGCCTTCAAAACGCCGTCGAACGTGCTGAAGCGAATGCAGATCCAAAAAGCGCTAATTAA
- the queG gene encoding tRNA epoxyqueuosine(34) reductase QueG: protein MTSSAGQPELSADLKERARQEGFDPVGIACLPGSSRLQMRTAALQRWLDAGFQAEMGWMAAPRRLDARTLLDGARSLLAVGLNYYVSDSRQPNSLAIARYAWGRDYHRVVNQRLRRVGRWLETQRPESRWRVCVDAEPLLDKAWAEEAGLGWIGKHSNVIHRQRGSWMVIGHLLSTEDLVADQPAQARCGRCRACMDACPTDAIREPFVVDSRRCIAYHTIENREEQLPELIKTGMGPWVAGCDICQDVCPFNQKELPSSQDPEVQPRPWVLDLSAAQVEQWDPATWDQKLRGSALRRIKPWMWRRNAASAKSVDPPTLFSSEIR, encoded by the coding sequence GTGACGTCCTCCGCTGGACAACCAGAACTCAGTGCAGATCTCAAGGAACGTGCCCGCCAGGAAGGATTCGATCCTGTAGGAATCGCCTGTCTGCCGGGAAGTTCAAGGTTGCAGATGCGAACAGCAGCTTTACAGCGCTGGCTTGACGCTGGTTTTCAAGCGGAGATGGGCTGGATGGCTGCTCCACGAAGACTTGACGCAAGAACACTTCTCGATGGAGCGCGCAGCCTGCTTGCCGTTGGGCTGAATTACTACGTCTCCGACTCGCGCCAACCCAACAGCCTTGCGATTGCTCGCTATGCGTGGGGGCGTGACTATCACCGCGTCGTCAACCAAAGGCTGCGCCGCGTTGGCCGCTGGCTTGAAACACAAAGGCCCGAATCGCGCTGGCGGGTTTGCGTGGATGCCGAACCCCTACTGGATAAGGCATGGGCGGAAGAGGCAGGTCTGGGATGGATTGGCAAACACAGCAACGTGATTCATCGGCAGCGAGGGTCGTGGATGGTGATCGGCCACCTGCTCAGCACAGAAGATTTAGTGGCGGATCAGCCAGCGCAAGCTCGCTGCGGCCGCTGCAGAGCGTGCATGGACGCATGCCCCACCGACGCCATACGGGAACCGTTCGTCGTTGATTCACGGCGATGCATCGCGTATCACACGATTGAAAACCGAGAGGAGCAGCTTCCAGAACTGATTAAGACTGGGATGGGTCCATGGGTCGCTGGCTGTGATATTTGCCAGGACGTCTGTCCGTTCAATCAAAAGGAGCTTCCATCGAGTCAAGATCCAGAGGTCCAGCCCCGTCCCTGGGTCTTAGATCTAAGCGCTGCGCAGGTTGAACAATGGGATCCGGCAACCTGGGATCAGAAGTTGCGCGGATCCGCACTCAGACGCATCAAACCTTGGATGTGGCGACGCAATGCCGCTTCAGCAAAGTCAGTAGATCCACCTACCCTGTTTTCATCTGAGATTCGGTGA
- a CDS encoding HpsJ family protein, whose product MSASPSGSQSLRLSFVLRWLGITLVALLALQMAVLLSAADWADGVFKQLLIERLVNQAPMGLIGLLLMLLGSRLDQPETARPPIRWLVCVISALLAILMIVVVPVSISGNQNLSGESDQTLEQQKGQLEMARQQSANPENVKMLGNQLTQAGQLPADASEDDKVKAAQAFIDKQLAQMEQQIKQGERQRNLAVNQRRFGGTLSAVILAVAFVLLALAAVI is encoded by the coding sequence GTGTCCGCATCCCCATCGGGTTCTCAATCCTTACGACTGTCGTTTGTTCTGAGGTGGTTGGGCATCACCCTGGTTGCGCTGCTGGCCTTGCAGATGGCTGTGCTGCTGAGTGCAGCCGATTGGGCGGATGGTGTTTTTAAGCAACTGTTGATCGAGCGCTTGGTCAATCAAGCCCCCATGGGGCTGATCGGGCTTTTGCTCATGCTTCTTGGCTCGCGTCTTGACCAACCGGAGACCGCAAGACCTCCAATTCGTTGGCTGGTTTGCGTGATTTCTGCGTTGTTGGCGATTTTGATGATCGTGGTTGTTCCTGTCTCGATCTCAGGCAATCAGAACCTCTCAGGTGAATCCGATCAAACGCTTGAGCAGCAAAAGGGTCAGTTGGAGATGGCTCGCCAGCAATCGGCGAATCCCGAGAACGTAAAAATGCTTGGTAACCAGCTCACCCAGGCAGGGCAGTTGCCTGCTGATGCCAGTGAGGACGACAAGGTCAAAGCTGCTCAGGCTTTCATTGATAAGCAGCTGGCGCAGATGGAACAGCAGATCAAGCAGGGTGAACGTCAGCGCAACCTTGCTGTGAATCAGCGTCGTTTCGGCGGAACCTTGAGTGCGGTGATTCTTGCCGTTGCTTTCGTGCTCTTGGCTCTGGCGGCCGTGATCTAA